The nucleotide sequence TCGCCCCGCGCGTCACCATCAGGGACATGTTCGTCAATGGCCTGCCGTCCGACTCCGAACTGGCGGACGGTGGATTGCCCATGTATGCACAGGACGATCTCGGGCTGGGTGACGACGACGAAGCGATCGACGTCTTCGCCGTCCGGAAGAAATCCCCGCGCCGCGCCTTCCTGCAATCGTTCCTCATCCCCGGCTGGGGACAGTGGTACACCGGCAACCGCTGGAAACCATTCCTGTTTCTCGGACTGGAAGTCGCCGGCTGGTACGGCGTCAGCCACTTCCATGCCAACGGCAACGACATCGAAACCGAATACAAAGCGTTCGCCGATGAGCATTGGGACGACGAAAAGTATCTGTTCGGGCTCTACGAAGTCTATTATGACAACAATCCGTCCGTGATCGACCCCGACGATTCTCTCGATTATTACATGGATACGATCACCTACACCTTTGTCGATGAGGTCGGCGGCGACAGCGTGCTCATCAGCCAGGTATTCTCACACCACGCGTTCTTTAAGTCCGACGGCAGCAGTGTCGAGGAAGACGAGTACTACGAAAACATCGGCAAGTACCACCAATTTAACTTCGGGTGGGACGACTACCCGGACATCGGCGAGCCGGGATTCCCGGATGACTGGCAGGTGGACACCAGCGAAGTCCGCTACGAAAGTCCCAATCGCAAGGCCTACACGCAGCGTCGCGCCGATGCCAACCGCGAATTCGAAAAAGCGTCGAAATTTCTCATCGCCGTCGTGGGCAACCACCTCGTAGCGGGCATCGAGGCCGCGCTGTCGGCCCGACGGTACAACAGAACTGCCGACCATTTCGGCAGTCGGTTGGAGCCGAAGATGCGTTTGGTACGGTCGCCCGCGGACGGAAACTTCTACCCAAAATTCATTGTGACCTATAAATTCTGAGAGTGGGTATGCCGATCGCTCAGCGGACAAATCGCACCATAGCCGGAGTCTTGTGTGCCGTCCTCACTTTGGTCGTGTGCGGCCCGGCTTGGGCTGCCGGTACCAAGGAAGGGATTCGGGCGTCGGAGCCGCTCAGCGTCGCGCAATGGATGATGCAGATCCCCTCGGCCGACCGTTGGGCGCCCTCAGAACGCATGTGGGCGCAGAGCTTCGGAGAATTCGATGACGACTCCGACCGTGATGTCGTCAGCGTCTCCCGCGCCGTGCTCTATTCGGCGGTCCTTCCCGGGGCCGGGCAGTGGTATGTCGGCAGCAAACGGCGCGCGTCGATATTTCTGGCGACCGACGCTCTCGCGTGGACCATGTTCGGTTACTTCAAGACGGTCGAGGGCATCAAGGAGCGCGATCACCGGCGTCTGGCGCAGGTCCATGCGGGCGTCGATCCCTCCGGCAAAGACGACGAGTTCTACCGCACCATTACGTTTCATGCATCCCGCGATGAATTCAACGTCGATCGGGCGCCGTATCAGGATGCGCTGCCCACGACCGACGCATGGGATTGGCACTGGGACTCGGCGGAATCGATGAACCAGTACCGCACGTTGCGCAACCAAAGCAACGAGGCGAACAATCGCGCCACGTTTTCGCTCGGCGCGGCTCTGGTCACGCGCGTCGCCGCGGCGCTCGACGCCTGGCGTCTGGCGCGCAATGTCAACCGTCAGGCACGGATGGAACTCGGCTGGAAACTGCATGTCAAACCCAAGCCCAGTCTCGACGATCCCAGTCTCATCGTTCTGATCGGTCGAAAATTCTAAAGGCAGTTTCATAACCCGGAGATGCGGCGGCACCCGCCCTCGGGTGACGCCTCTTTTCGCCACGCGGGAGCACGCGGCAGGCACATACGAGTGCGGCGATACAGGGTTATGCAACTGTCTCCAATCTGTTCCGTCTGCGCTGTTCACTCCTGCGTCTCTCATCCTCCGACACTCAATACGTGATTTTCCCGGTTGCCAATCGGGCCGGCGGCAATTCACTTGGGGTGTCATGCCGCACCATCGGACCATCGCCGTCATGAGTTCGGCCTGCCTGATCGCCGCATGGGGGATGCTGTTGCACGGCTGCGCGACGACGGCGCCCGGTCAGGCCGGCGGCATCGGACCGCGCACCCAGTTGGCCGTGGTGACGATTATCGATGAACAGTACATACGTTCGCTCGCCGGCAGTGCCTCAACCGTCGGTAACGACTTAAGTCCGGACATGCGCCCGGTCTCGGTCGCGCCACACACCGACGGCGGCGCCGTGGTGTTAGATGCCGATGGACGCCTGCTGGTGGACATCCGCGATTCGGCATCCGCGCGCTCGACCGGCACTCCACTGCGGATCTCACCCGCGCAGAGTCGTGAGCCGGTCTGTGCGCGCATCGATGCGTTGGGTCATCTGTATCTCTGCGATGCCGCCGACCGCCGCATTCTGATCTTCGACTCACAACTGCGCCCCCTCGAACGCATGCCGGAACTTCCGTTCGATGCCCTCGGTCTGGCCGCTGGCCGTCTCGGCGGGCTGGCGCTGGGGCCGACGGGGGAGATGTACATCGCCGATCAGACCAATGGGCGCGTGTATGAACTGGATGCCGCCGGCGGCTTCGTCCGCACCCTCGGCGACGGCGAGCAATTGTGGGCGCGACTGCAGCGTCCGATCGGTCTGGCCGTCGGCCGACAGGATCGCGCCGTGTACGTCTGCGACGCCGCCCTGGGATGTATCGTTGTCTTCGAGTCGGATGGTTCGCCGCGCGCCGTGTTGGGGGGCGGTCACCTTAAGGAGCCGGTCGCCGTGACGATCGACGCGCGCGGCCGGTGCATCGTCGCCGACCGCAAGGCCATGACACTGGTTGTGCTCTCGCGTCATGGCGAGTTGGAGCGCACAATTGACGGCGCCGATCTGGATGTGTCCCCGTTCGGCGGCCCGACCGACGTTGTTCTGAGCGATTCGACCCTGTGGATTGCCGACCCGCCGACCGGACGCGTGCTGCAGGTCCGGCTGCGCGAACCGACCGGCGATTGAGACGCCGATGCAATTCATTCCCCGACGTCTGCGTGCACCGTTCTGGCGATGTCTTGTGCTGACGGTTGCCGCCTGCGCCGCCTCGTCGGCGGTGCGCGCTGCGATCGTGGACGACTCCGTGACGATTCACGGCAATGGCACCAGCGGCCCCTATTTGCTCAGCGGCTATTTCATCCTCGTCGGCAGCGACACAGTCCGGTCCGCCGATTCGATTCTGTCGCGCGATCGCGACTACGCCATCGACTACAATGCCGGCCGCATCACATTCGACCATCCCGTCAACGACACCGACTCGCTGCGGGTCGTGTTCCGGCGTCTGACATGGCGTGTCCCCACGCGGGTGCAGCTAAAACCGGACGAGCACAACGGCGCCGGAAACGTGCCGGTCAGCGCCGCACTCGCCTCCGCTTCCGATGTGCAATGGGCGGATCCTCCCGCTGCACGGCGAGCCGACAATCCGGCCGTACCGGGGGTGTCCCACATTGAGTGGGAGGGCTCCAAGTCGTTTGCCCTCAGCGCCGGAAGCAGCAATAACAACGGCATCCGGCAGGGACTTGAGCTCGCTGTCCGCGGTCAATTGACGCCCGGACTGCAATTGCGCGCCGGGCTCAGCGACCGCACGACCAGCGCGATCGGCCGATCCGGAACGAGCCGACGCGACACGCGCCTGGATGACCTGGAACAAATCTTCGTGGAAGCCCAATCGGAGCGATTCGAAGGGCGTTGGGGGGAACTGTCGTTACCGAGCCGCAACAACGGCCCCGGCGCCGGGCAACGTCGCGCGTCCGGCTTGCGCGCGTCGTACACGCCCGATTCGCATCGCATCGGCGGATACATCGCGCAGGCCCACGGTCGCCGCTCTGAGCACCGTCTCGCTTTGCGTTCCGGCGAATCGGGACCGTACCCTCTCTCCAGCCAGGTGTTCACTGGGCCCATCATCTCCGGCAGCGTCGTCGCGTGGCTCGATGGACGACGGCTGACCGAGGGACCCGGTGCAGACTTTGTCGTCGATCCGGAACGCGGCACACTCTCATTTTCACCGTTATTGGCCATCCGGTCGACTTCGATCGCGCTCGTCGAGTACGAGCAGGCGCTCGATGAGTATCAACGATTGCTGTCGGCGGCTGCCTGGGATTGGGAGGCGGGACGCAACCGACACTCACTTTCTGTTGCCTGGGAGGCGGAGAATGGCTCGCGCCCGCTGTTCGGTACGCTGAGCGATGCCGAGCGCCGAATGCTGGCCGAGAATCCCTCAGGCACCGTCACCAGCTCCGCCGCGCGCAACGTCGGCGCCAACGACGGCGACTACCGACTCGATGTGTCCGCCGGCGATTCGGTGTTCGTCTATGTCGGTCCCGAAAACGGCGACTGGACCGTTCAGTTCGAACGCGTCGGTCAGGGGACAGGACGGTATCGGCATGTTATCGGCGAAGTCTTTGAGTATGTCGGTCCCGGAGCGGGCTGGTACGAACCGACTGCGACTCGCTCCGCCCCGACCGGTCTGCTGCGTCTGGACGAATCGCTGTCCCTCTCCCTGAAGCAATGGGGTGCGGTTGCCTTCGATTGGCGCGGGGACGCGTTCGATCCGAATCGGTTCGCATCCGGCAACACGCAGTTTCGTTCCGATCATCGCCTCGCATGGACAGGAGGCGACACGCTCGGCCGATTTGGTGTTGCCGCCGAATGGCGGCATCGCGCCGATCACGCCGACGATGCCGAGTACACCGCCGGGGAGGCGCTGCGCCAGTCATCGGTCTGGCGGCTCGATCCGATGATCGGCCGCGCCGCCGGCGACGAGTATTCCGCCTCAACGACGATTCCGGTCGGGAAGCCGCTGCGTCTGGCCGGTGGCGGCGGACTTCTTGAGGGGCGAACAGTCGACGGCTGGCGCAGTTTTTTCAATCCACAACTCACACTCGGTACGGCGGTGACCGCCGACTATTCGGTTTCCGAGCGCCATCTCAGTGTGTCCAATCAGCAGCCGTCGGCTGACTGGGGACGCGATCAGCAGGCCGTGCTCAACCTGCGTCCCTCGGTCGCGCGCATCGAAGCCGGGTGGAAACAGCAGGATTACCGGACCGGCCGACAGCTCATGTTCCCCGGAGCCGACTACAGCGCGGCGCAGTGGGTCTCGCTGGCGCGCTGGGGAATCACCGCGACACGTCACTGGGACAAGACGCTCGACACCGTCGACGCATCCCCGCACTATGGCCGCGAGTGGCGCCTCAGTATGCCGCTGAACGTACTCGGCGCGGCCGCCGGAAGCGATCTGTCCGTCGCGCGCGGTTCCGAACAGAGTGGTGGGGAAGATGCGACGCCGTATTACCGCGGACGCATCCTGGGCCGATGGTCCGTGGCCGGCAATGCCGACATCCAAACCGACCTCGAGCTCAATCGCGGACGGGTCGGCACACAGCGCGAGGTGTTCATTCCCACGCGCCGGGGCGCAGGCGAGTACCGGCTCGAGCGCGGCGAATACATCCCCGATCCCAATGGCGATTACCGTCGTCTCATTGTCGAGGAGGAATCACAAACGCGGCGCGCCTATGAAAGCCGCCGCCGCTGGTCGGCGAATTGGCGCCCGCGAATCGGCACGGTCCGCCTCGATCTGCGCGCGCTCCGCGAAATCAACGCCCGCTACGCACCCAATCAGTTTCGTCCCGATGTCTGGCTGCTCCCGTGGCAGGAGATGTCCGACGCGGTCTTGCCCGGCGGATTCCGCTCGACGCTCGATCATCACGCGGTCACAGTCTATCCGGATGCGGCCAGTCAAATCGAGTGGCGGTTGTTGCGCGATCTGCGCACGACCGTCGCCGGCCCATCGGACAACGGGCCCGGATCACGAAGCCGCCGCACGACCGCGCAACTGGGTATGCGACGGCAGCTCGACCGCGCCTGGTACGCCGCGGGGCGAATAGAACTTGATAACACCCGTCGCTCCGGAAACGCCGGCCTCACGATCGATGCCGATGCCACGACCTTCGCGGCATCGCTCGGCTTGAAGCCCTCATTCTCATCCGCTCTCTCGATTGAAGGACGGCGACGGCTCGACAGCGACCATCACACAGAATCCGCAACCGGTTTGTGGGGCGTCATCCCCGAGGCGCGGCTGCGGTTTGGTCCATTCTCTGCGAATGCCATCGCCGATCTCACATGGGTCCGGGCGCGATCGGGCGACGCTCCCCTCTCGGCGCTGTTGGCACAGGGGCGTCCGTATGGATTTTCCGTAACGCACAATTGGGATGTTCGCTGCGAACTCCCGAAACGAGTAACGCTAAAATTGAAGGTCTACGGTGATCACCGTCCCCGCGATGCCGACCGCTGGGGCATGATGGTGGAATCAATCGCGCGCTTTTGAGCACCGGTGCCCGACTGAATGGCGGATGGCCGATGAAAGCAGTGTCGCAACATATTGTGGTGTTAGCTATTACAGCCGTCGTATCAACTGTTACTTTGATCGTGAACCCGGCGTTTGCCGGTACGATCTCCTCACGGCGAGCGTCGATTCACGACACGATGCGCGTGACAGAGATTCGATTGCTGTGGGATCGACCTGTGCATGAGTCCGTGCGGGATGACATCTCGGAGCTTGCGAGCGAAAGGATTCGTAAGCCGTTAACGAATGATGGCTTATCGGATCTCCTTCACGCAATCCTTTCATCACTCACTGACCGAGGATACCGTCGCGCTGCAATTGTCCCCCACGACTTTGTCGAGACAGGCGACGCGTTTGAGTTCTCCATGTCAATCAACCCGGGATCGATTCACACGATTGCCGCGTGGCGATTCAGCGGCTTGAACCGAACCGATACGACCTGGCTGGCGAAGGTGCTCGACCTGCCGTGTGGCGTGACATGGAGCAACTCCCTGCGCTCGCAAATCGAACGACGCATCCACCGCATCTCGCATCTGTATCTGTCCGGCGAGCCGGGAGTCATCGGCGACAGCGACGACACCTGCATCACCATCGAGCTTCCATTTGCCGAACGTGCGACGGCGCTGGCCGACGGCGCGCTCTCGCTCGGCAGTGGTTCGGCCAGTCAAGACCTCAATGGCAAACTCTCGCTTGAGATGCTGGGTCTTTTTGGGCGCGATCGTTCACTGGGACTCAACTATGAACATCCGCGGCCCGAGGAATCACTGTTGCGCTTCCGATTCTCCGAGCGCGGCATCTTCGGCTCACCCTGGTCATGGCGTCTGGCCCTTGAACAGCTCGACCGGCTTGATCACCGCCGCAGTATCGAACTGGGCGCCTCATACGGCGGAGTCGCCATGGACGGGTGGCGCATCGAAGGCGTCGGACGACTCGCCCAGATTACACCGGGGCGCACGGGTATCCGCGCGACCCGGACACAGGAAGCGACCTTCGGTTTGTCCAATCGTCCCGACCAGCGACTGCCGCTGATTTACGTCAGTCCCGGACTGTACGTCAGTGCTCATGCCACCTGGTCGCATGCCCGGAGCGGTTTGGGTGCCGGGACCCTCGATGAGCCGCAGTCGATCGCGCGGCTGCGCACCGATCTGCGGGCCGCCCAGGTCATCGCGCTCAATCGGAGATGGCGCCTGCGATTCGACGGCGTTGGCCGTTGGTGGCCCAGACACGAACAACTCGTTGCCGGCGACGAATGGTATCTTGGCGGCGAGGGATGGCTGCAGGGCTACAGCGACCGTGATGTCGTGGCCGCATCCGGTTGGGTGCTGGTCTCCGAGTTGATGTGCGACCTCGCGCGTGAGGTGGCCGCGGCCGCCTTCGCGGAGACGGGACTCCTGACCGGGTTCGCCGCACCGGACGGCAGGACCGTGCGCCCATCCTCCTATGGAATCGCGATCATGCTGCATTCGCGACAACGGTACGGTCGGCTCCAGGTCGCCTGGCGCGATGGCGCTGCCTGGGGCGACGGGCTCATCCGCTTGAATGTGTCCCACGGCTGGTGACAATGCCGACAGCCGATGCACGAATGTCACCCCGCAATACGGCAGCGGCCTGGTGGTCGCTCATTCGCGGCGGCAATGTCCTGATGGCGGGTGCGGCTTCACTGTTGGGTCTGGTTCTGGCTGCCCCCAATGACATTTGGCCCCAATCGCTCCCCGCCGTTCTCCCTCCCATGCTGATTTGTGCAGCAGGGTACATCGACAATGACATTTGCGATCGGGCCATCGACCGGCACATCAAGCCCGCGCGCGCGATTGTCAGTGGTCGTGTTCGGTTGTCCGCTGCACGCGCTGCAGCCGGAGCATTTACGATGGCCGGAGTGCTGTTGGCGTCGGTCGGAGGTTGGCCGGCGTTGGTCGCAGTGCTAGTCGTCGTCGCCTGCATCGCTTGGTACAATCGCGCGCTGTCGGCTCGGCCGCTCATCGGAAATGTGGCCGTTGCCGCCATCGGCGCATTCCCGATTATTTATGGCGCGCTGCATGCGCCCCTCATCCATTCCCTGTCGAGGAATGCGGTCCTGTTGGCGGCCCTGACGGCGTTTTGGCTGCATTGGGGGCGTGAGATTCTCAAAGATGTCGTCGATGTCGACGGCGACCGCGTCGTCGGACGGCGCACATTGCCGATCGTGCTGTCCCCCGATTCGGCAACCCGCCTCGCCGGGTTGCCGCTGTTGCTCGGCGCCGTGTCGGCGCTCTGGCTCGGGCTCGGCACGATTATGGCTCCGATTTATCTCTTCGGAGTCTGCGTCACGGTGATTCCGGCGGTATTGCTGGGCGCGGCGCAGTGTGCCTTGAATCCGTCCACGGCCACAGCGTCGCGCTGGGTGGCCGGCGCGAAACTCTCGCTGGCCGGAGGCCTGATCTGGATGTTTTTGGGCGCAACCTGAACGGATGGCCGGCGCTTCGAATCGCTTCGTTGACGCGCAGTATCGCATTCTCTTTCTTCAGCTTCCATGAGCGCCACTCTCCGAGCCGGATGGCCCCTCGCGGTCCTGACTCTCCTCGCCGGCACCCTGCTGTCTGGCGGCTGGCACGCACACGGTCAGAACGAAGACGTGGTCCGCGTGTTCTCTTCGCATGGACGAGTGAGTGTGGGAGATACCGTCGATATCACCATCGAAGCCGGCATTTCGCTGCTCCCCAAGGACGCCGTGTTCGTCGGCGCGGAAGTCTGGCCCGACGCTCACTGGAAACGTGGCGGACAGTCGGTCAGTACTGCCTATCTCCGTGCCATGCGAATGACCAAGTCCTGGACTTTCCGGCTGGTCGCGCAAAGCCCCGGGCTCACCCGCATGCGGCCGGTCGTCTATTACCGGCAGGAAGGCGCGGCGGCGGATCAGCCCCGCGATTCCATCGTGGCCGAATACCTGCGCGTCTCGATCGTCGAACGACCGTCCGGGGGCATCATCCCGTGGATGGCAGTCGGATTCGCAGCACTCATCCTCGCTGCAGCGGTCGGAGTGCTGGCCATGCGCAATCGCCGGGCCCGGACTCGGTCAAAGACCATCCTGACACCGCTGGAGGAGACGCGGCAAATGCTGACAACCGCCGCCGCCAACAGACGCGAAGACCGTGGCCCCCGATACATCGAAGACCTCGAACGAATCATCCTCGGGTATCTCTCGCGCCGTCTGGGGCACACAGTGACATCGGCCACGGCCTCGGATGTCGCCCGTTTGCTCTCAACAACCATCCGGGATCCGGCGCTGACGGCGCAACTCACCGCGCACCTGAAGCGATGCGGAGAACTCCGCTTCAGAGGCGCGCCTGTCGATCTGAATGAGATGGTCGACTTGGAGGAGCAGATCAGGGCCCTGTTGGAACAGCTCGATGCGGCCTGGGTATCATCTGGACCGACCCATGGTCCGTCCTGAGGGCCGGTTTCGTGCGTCACAACACACAGTAACAACCGAGGGTACTGCATGCATCCTGAGATCGAGAAGATTCAACGGGACGTCGAAGGGCAAAGCGCCTTCTGTCGGACGCTCAAGGACGCCATCGGGCAGGTCATTGTCGGCCAGAATCACCTGATCGACCGGCTGCTGATCGCGCTGCTGGCCGATGGTCACATTCTGCTGGAGGGGGTCCCCGGTCTGGCGAAAACACTGTCGGTTCGCACGCTGGCCGATGCCATCCGCGCCGACTTTCGCCGATTGCAATTCACCCCCGATCTGCTGCCCGCCGATTTGCTCGGCACCATGGTCTACCACCCCAACACCGGTGAATTCTCAGCGCGCAAAGGCCCGATCTTCGCCAACATCATCCTCGCCGATGAGATCAACCGCGCCCCGGCAAAAGTTCAGAGCGCCCTGTTGGAAGCGATGCAGGAACGGCAGGTGACGATTTCATCCAGCAGTTACCCGCTGCCGTCACCGTTTCTGGTATTGGCCACCCAAAACCCGATCGAGCAGGAAGGGACCTACCCCCTCCCCGAGGCGCAGGTCGACCGGTTCATGCTGAAGGTGATCGTCGGATACCCGTCGCGCGACGAAGAGCGCGCCATCATGGATCGCATGACCGGGGAACAGCTTCCGAAGGTCCGGCCGGTGGTCACGCCCGAAGAGATCATCGCCGCGCGCGCCGTCGTGCGACGCATCTACATCGACGACAAGGTGAAGGACTACATCGTCAACATCGTCCATGCCTCACGCAAGCCGGAAGCATACGGTCTCGACCTCACCGGGCTGATTGCCTACGGTGCGTCTCCGCGTGCGTCGATCTATCTGAATCTCGCCGCGCGCGCGCATGCCTTCGTCTCCGGACGCGCGTTCGTCACGCCCGAGGACATCAAGTCGGTCGGGCCGGACGTGTTGCGCCATCGCGTGATCGTCACCTACGAAGCCGAAGCCGAACAGGTGACATCCGCAACCGTCGTGCAGCGCTTGTTCGATCATGTCGAAGTGCCATAGGAAGTATCGGCCAGGATCGTGGATTTGATCGGATGATCGACTCTGTCAATCAAAAACCGGGAGGGCGAGGCTTCCGCCGAGCCTGTTCTTGAACCCATGAAGCCCGTTGGCTGGAACCAACCCCGCAAGCGGCCGGCGCACGGCGTGATTCATTCATCCGCCAAACCGACGGTTGTCTTCCTGACGGTTTGCACACGAGGCCGCGCAAAGTGGCTCGCAGACGACCAGGTTCACGATCACGTGCTCACGGCATGGGGCAGTGCGAGTGGCTGGCGCGTGGGACGGTACGTGTTGATGCCCGATCACGTTCACCTGTTCGCAGGATGGGTTGGCGGGAGGTGGACTCTGGAACAATGGACCAGATACTGGAAGGCCATATTCTCGAGAATTCATCGCAATCCCGATCATCGTTGGCAGACCGATCACTGGGACACGCGCATGAAGAGCCGCAATCAGTTTGAAGCGAAGTGGGAGTACGTCAGGAATAATCCGGTCCGCCACAATCTGATAGCACGGGCAGAAGAGTGGCCGTATAGCGGCATCGTGTGCGAGTTCGGACCGTGGTGAAAAGGCAGGCTCGGCAGAAGCCTCGCCCTCCCATGCGCAATCCATCGTCTATGTGTTACATTTGCATCCGACAGTTATTGGAGTCTCTCGATGTTACTTTGAGTCACGTTGCCTGAGGAGGAGAGGGAGAGGCACCCCCGCCTGAATCATGAATCGACATCCAACCATCGACCGGGAGGGCGGGGCTTCTGCCGAGCCTGC is from Candidatus Zixiibacteriota bacterium and encodes:
- a CDS encoding DUF5683 domain-containing protein → MGHRFFVRQRRLIIGTACAIGIMPWADGHGAADESSGIMLDALAPRVTIRDMFVNGLPSDSELADGGLPMYAQDDLGLGDDDEAIDVFAVRKKSPRRAFLQSFLIPGWGQWYTGNRWKPFLFLGLEVAGWYGVSHFHANGNDIETEYKAFADEHWDDEKYLFGLYEVYYDNNPSVIDPDDSLDYYMDTITYTFVDEVGGDSVLISQVFSHHAFFKSDGSSVEEDEYYENIGKYHQFNFGWDDYPDIGEPGFPDDWQVDTSEVRYESPNRKAYTQRRADANREFEKASKFLIAVVGNHLVAGIEAALSARRYNRTADHFGSRLEPKMRLVRSPADGNFYPKFIVTYKF
- a CDS encoding NHL repeat-containing protein, with the protein product MSSACLIAAWGMLLHGCATTAPGQAGGIGPRTQLAVVTIIDEQYIRSLAGSASTVGNDLSPDMRPVSVAPHTDGGAVVLDADGRLLVDIRDSASARSTGTPLRISPAQSREPVCARIDALGHLYLCDAADRRILIFDSQLRPLERMPELPFDALGLAAGRLGGLALGPTGEMYIADQTNGRVYELDAAGGFVRTLGDGEQLWARLQRPIGLAVGRQDRAVYVCDAALGCIVVFESDGSPRAVLGGGHLKEPVAVTIDARGRCIVADRKAMTLVVLSRHGELERTIDGADLDVSPFGGPTDVVLSDSTLWIADPPTGRVLQVRLREPTGD
- a CDS encoding UbiA family prenyltransferase, whose protein sequence is MPTADARMSPRNTAAAWWSLIRGGNVLMAGAASLLGLVLAAPNDIWPQSLPAVLPPMLICAAGYIDNDICDRAIDRHIKPARAIVSGRVRLSAARAAAGAFTMAGVLLASVGGWPALVAVLVVVACIAWYNRALSARPLIGNVAVAAIGAFPIIYGALHAPLIHSLSRNAVLLAALTAFWLHWGREILKDVVDVDGDRVVGRRTLPIVLSPDSATRLAGLPLLLGAVSALWLGLGTIMAPIYLFGVCVTVIPAVLLGAAQCALNPSTATASRWVAGAKLSLAGGLIWMFLGAT
- a CDS encoding MoxR family ATPase, yielding MHPEIEKIQRDVEGQSAFCRTLKDAIGQVIVGQNHLIDRLLIALLADGHILLEGVPGLAKTLSVRTLADAIRADFRRLQFTPDLLPADLLGTMVYHPNTGEFSARKGPIFANIILADEINRAPAKVQSALLEAMQERQVTISSSSYPLPSPFLVLATQNPIEQEGTYPLPEAQVDRFMLKVIVGYPSRDEERAIMDRMTGEQLPKVRPVVTPEEIIAARAVVRRIYIDDKVKDYIVNIVHASRKPEAYGLDLTGLIAYGASPRASIYLNLAARAHAFVSGRAFVTPEDIKSVGPDVLRHRVIVTYEAEAEQVTSATVVQRLFDHVEVP